One stretch of Alcaligenes aquatilis DNA includes these proteins:
- the secG gene encoding preprotein translocase subunit SecG: MQDWMSSVLMAVQVISSLLIIGLVLLQQGKGADMGSAFGGGSAGSVFGAAGAANFLSRMTKWAAIVFFVSTGGLAWVAHHPAQKADAGVMQGYESSVPGAASSGAASVPAPAASVPAAVPSAAPEPSAPAVPAAE, encoded by the coding sequence ATGCAAGATTGGATGTCTTCCGTTCTGATGGCGGTGCAGGTTATCTCCTCGCTGTTGATTATTGGTCTGGTTCTGCTGCAGCAAGGCAAGGGCGCTGATATGGGCTCGGCCTTTGGTGGTGGCTCGGCGGGTAGTGTGTTCGGCGCAGCAGGTGCGGCCAACTTTTTGTCGCGCATGACCAAATGGGCGGCAATTGTCTTTTTTGTGTCTACTGGCGGTTTGGCTTGGGTAGCTCATCACCCAGCCCAAAAAGCGGATGCGGGTGTGATGCAGGGGTATGAATCCTCTGTGCCTGGTGCAGCTTCATCGGGTGCTGCTTCGGTTCCTGCGCCAGCGGCTTCTGTACCTGCAGCGGTTCCTTCGGCAGCCCCTGAACCAAGCGCGCCAGCAGTTCCTGCTGCTGAGTAA
- the tpiA gene encoding triose-phosphate isomerase: MSVHSSRKRLVAGNWKLNGSLDGNSRLLQELLVQPDAQADCDVLVCVPYVYLSQVAGILKDSTIAVGAQDVSVHAKGAYTGEISAAMLVDVGCRWVIVGHSERRQYHQESSAQVAAKVIAALDAGLTPIVCIGEQLADREAGQETCVVQDQLEPIKALGAEVVSKLVLAYEPVWAIGTGLTATPEQAQQMHQQIRTYMESDQLRILYGGSVKADNAAELFAMPDIDGALVGGASLDAQEFLRIVAA, translated from the coding sequence ATGAGCGTACATTCTTCGCGTAAACGACTGGTTGCGGGTAATTGGAAATTAAATGGCTCGCTTGATGGCAACAGCCGTCTGCTGCAAGAACTGCTCGTTCAGCCTGATGCTCAGGCAGATTGTGATGTGCTTGTATGCGTTCCTTATGTGTATTTGTCCCAGGTGGCAGGTATCTTGAAAGATTCGACCATCGCGGTCGGTGCTCAAGATGTCAGTGTCCACGCCAAGGGGGCGTATACCGGGGAGATCTCGGCGGCAATGCTGGTTGATGTGGGTTGTCGTTGGGTGATTGTCGGGCATTCCGAACGTCGTCAGTATCATCAGGAAAGCAGTGCTCAAGTCGCCGCCAAAGTTATTGCGGCACTGGATGCGGGCTTGACGCCGATTGTCTGTATTGGCGAGCAGTTGGCCGATCGTGAGGCGGGGCAGGAAACCTGTGTGGTGCAAGATCAACTCGAACCTATCAAGGCTCTTGGGGCCGAGGTGGTTTCCAAACTGGTGCTGGCCTATGAGCCGGTCTGGGCGATTGGTACGGGTCTGACCGCAACGCCGGAGCAAGCGCAGCAAATGCATCAGCAGATTCGTACCTACATGGAATCGGATCAGTTGCGTATTTTGTACGGTGGCAGTGTGAAAGCGGATAATGCCGCAGAGCTGTTTGCCATGCCGGATATTGATGGTGCCTTGGTGGGTGGTGCGTCTTTGGATGCACAGGAATTTTTACGTATTGTGGCCGCTTAA